A stretch of Maridesulfovibrio zosterae DSM 11974 DNA encodes these proteins:
- the larC gene encoding nickel pincer cofactor biosynthesis protein LarC, with amino-acid sequence MNILYYDCFSGISGDMNLAAMIELGVTPEYLRSELSKLNLDHEFSVKVSADSRKGIHGTRVDVELKHHHHNSGHHHHHVHRNLKDIENIIKASSLNENVKKTSLAIFKHVAEAEAKIHGAGLYDVHFHEVGATDSIVDIVGAAICFHQLQIDEVWCSSIELGGGFVKCAHGIMPVPAPATSDILKGCPTTRGAVQKETTTPTGAAILASLVDKFSDSPKMIVERTGYAIGHRDTEIPNVLRVHLAKVAEESGTLKTIPARLLQCNIDDMTAEMLGAVMDQLMESGAMDVHFTPAMMKKNRPATTLSILCSEIDEDKFKKLIFMHTTTLGIKSIPIEKTVLDISFEKLKTPLGEVTMKNAILDGKIIRSKPELEDCRKLASLHNMPLGEVYLQIGRVRKI; translated from the coding sequence ATGAATATACTTTACTACGATTGTTTTTCCGGCATCAGTGGTGATATGAATCTTGCAGCTATGATTGAATTGGGTGTGACTCCTGAATATCTTAGGAGTGAATTATCCAAACTGAACCTTGATCATGAATTTTCAGTAAAGGTATCAGCAGACTCCCGTAAAGGGATTCACGGCACAAGGGTTGATGTAGAACTTAAGCATCACCATCATAATAGTGGTCATCATCACCATCACGTACACAGAAATCTAAAAGATATCGAAAATATCATCAAAGCCAGTAGTCTTAATGAAAATGTAAAGAAAACCAGTCTTGCCATTTTTAAGCATGTCGCTGAGGCTGAAGCTAAAATTCACGGAGCAGGACTTTATGATGTCCATTTCCACGAGGTTGGTGCAACTGACTCCATCGTAGATATAGTCGGGGCAGCAATATGTTTTCATCAACTTCAAATCGACGAAGTCTGGTGCTCATCCATTGAACTTGGAGGCGGTTTTGTTAAATGTGCGCATGGAATAATGCCCGTTCCTGCCCCTGCGACATCAGATATATTAAAAGGCTGCCCGACAACCAGAGGTGCAGTGCAAAAGGAGACCACAACACCTACCGGAGCGGCGATACTTGCGTCTCTGGTAGATAAATTTTCTGATTCTCCTAAAATGATTGTTGAAAGGACAGGTTATGCAATAGGTCATCGAGATACGGAAATCCCTAACGTTCTACGTGTACATCTGGCAAAGGTCGCCGAAGAGTCCGGCACGCTTAAAACAATTCCAGCCCGCCTGCTCCAGTGCAATATTGATGATATGACCGCAGAAATGCTTGGAGCGGTCATGGATCAACTCATGGAAAGCGGAGCTATGGATGTACACTTTACCCCTGCAATGATGAAAAAAAACCGTCCTGCAACCACTCTTTCAATTCTTTGCAGCGAAATTGATGAAGATAAATTTAAAAAACTCATTTTCATGCATACAACTACCCTGGGAATAAAAAGTATTCCCATCGAAAAAACAGTGCTTGATATTTCTTTTGAAAAGCTGAAAACCCCTCTTGGTGAAGTCACCATGAAAAATGCAATCCTTGATGGAAAGATAATCCGTTCCAAGCCGGAACTTGAGGATTGCCGTAAACTGGCCAGCCTTCACAATATGCCTCTCGGGGAAGTATACCTGCAGATAGGCAGGGTCCGTAAAATTTAG
- a CDS encoding UDP-glucose--hexose-1-phosphate uridylyltransferase: MNNKLQDLPHKRFNPLTGEWVLVSPHRTKRPWQGRQEKVLIHTLPEHDPDCYLCPGNTRNQGLINPKYTDVFVFDNDFPSLLDTSVKKSCDSDDLFRVEPESGTCRVICFSPRHDLTLSRMKPKAVRKVVDIWCDQFTELSARNDIGYIQIFENRGDIMGCSNPHPHGQIWATRSVPMIPAKENLNQQDYLKEKGTCLLCRYTERELESGQRVIFENDSFVALVPFWAVWPFETMLLPKVHMGAITDMNEKQKDDLAEALVRMGICFDNLFETSFPYSMGLHQRPSTHENYEHWHWHIHYYPPLLRSASVRKFMVGYEMMAMPQRDMTAENSARRLRNVPKTHFQDRV; this comes from the coding sequence ATGAATAACAAGCTTCAGGATCTACCTCATAAGCGTTTCAATCCTCTGACAGGTGAATGGGTACTGGTTTCTCCTCACCGGACAAAACGTCCATGGCAGGGTCGACAGGAAAAGGTGCTGATTCATACACTGCCGGAACATGATCCCGACTGTTATTTATGTCCCGGCAACACCCGCAATCAAGGTCTGATCAATCCAAAGTATACCGACGTTTTCGTTTTTGACAACGACTTCCCATCCCTACTTGATACATCTGTTAAGAAATCATGTGACAGCGACGACCTTTTTCGGGTTGAACCTGAAAGCGGAACCTGCCGCGTTATATGTTTTTCTCCACGCCATGATCTAACTCTGTCCCGCATGAAACCGAAAGCGGTACGTAAGGTAGTTGATATATGGTGTGATCAATTCACAGAACTCAGTGCTAGAAACGATATCGGCTACATCCAGATTTTTGAGAATAGGGGCGACATCATGGGATGTTCCAATCCACATCCCCATGGGCAGATCTGGGCTACCCGTTCAGTTCCGATGATCCCGGCTAAAGAAAATCTCAATCAGCAGGACTACCTCAAAGAAAAAGGTACATGTCTTCTCTGCCGCTATACTGAGCGAGAACTTGAGTCAGGTCAGCGAGTAATTTTTGAAAATGATTCGTTTGTTGCACTGGTTCCTTTCTGGGCTGTATGGCCTTTTGAAACTATGCTGCTGCCAAAAGTCCACATGGGCGCAATAACCGACATGAACGAAAAACAAAAAGATGATCTTGCAGAAGCACTGGTGCGAATGGGTATATGTTTTGATAATCTTTTTGAAACCTCGTTCCCCTATTCCATGGGCTTGCATCAGCGCCCTTCAACACACGAAAATTATGAACACTGGCATTGGCATATCCACTACTATCCACCACTTCTAAGATCAGCCAGTGTACGTAAATTCATGGTAGGTTATGAAATGATGGCTATGCCGCAACGTGATATGACAGCCGAGAACAGTGCCAGACGCCTGCGGAATGTACCAAAAACTCATTTTCAAGATAGGGTCTAG
- the larB gene encoding nickel pincer cofactor biosynthesis protein LarB, with amino-acid sequence MSNSMEDILNQIRDGKLDVEQGMDKLRDLPFQDIGHTKIDHHRRLRNGFPEVVYGAGKSPEQVADIFMHMHTRNNVLVTRASKEMAEHIRSLFPDVKYNSMANTLTYVENKITYSKGTVAIITAGTSDLSVAEEAKVTCEILGSHATIISDIGVAGIHRLFDRIDEIRKATVLIVIAGMEGALSSVIGGLVHQPLIAVPTSVGYGANFSGLSALLGMLTSCASGVTVVNIDNGFGAACAACKITRLIE; translated from the coding sequence ATGAGTAATTCTATGGAAGATATTTTAAATCAAATTCGCGACGGCAAACTTGATGTTGAACAGGGAATGGATAAGTTACGGGATCTTCCTTTTCAGGACATCGGTCACACTAAAATTGATCACCATCGCAGACTTAGAAACGGTTTTCCTGAAGTAGTATACGGCGCAGGCAAATCACCTGAACAGGTTGCAGATATTTTTATGCATATGCATACGCGCAACAATGTTCTGGTAACCCGTGCTTCCAAAGAAATGGCTGAACATATTCGATCGCTATTTCCCGACGTAAAATACAATTCAATGGCAAATACTCTTACATACGTAGAGAATAAAATAACTTATAGCAAAGGAACTGTCGCGATAATTACGGCAGGCACATCTGACCTTTCTGTTGCTGAAGAAGCAAAAGTAACTTGTGAAATACTAGGTAGTCATGCCACTATAATCTCAGACATCGGCGTTGCCGGAATCCATCGCCTATTCGACCGGATCGATGAGATAAGAAAAGCGACTGTTCTGATAGTAATTGCAGGTATGGAAGGAGCTCTTTCCAGTGTTATTGGAGGACTGGTTCACCAGCCACTTATTGCAGTTCCTACTTCTGTCGGCTACGGAGCTAATTTTTCAGGACTTTCCGCCTTGCTGGGTATGCTCACATCCTGCGCCAGCGGTGTTACGGTTGTTAATATTGATAATGGATTCGGAGCGGCTTGCGCTGCATGCAAAATAACCAGACTTATTGAATAA
- the nifA gene encoding nif-specific transcriptional activator NifA, whose amino-acid sequence MYSSLHGLKLSALVAICQAIEKALNLESALDGVLSILSNKLSMQRATVTLYDPETKQLSINASYGLTLEEKQRGVYRLDEGVTGRIFQTGEPYYVPDITKEPLFLDKTGARKIQRGLTSFIGVPITLHSEPIGVLNVDRIFEDDIAAEEDIDFLKIVATLIGQFISLNEKVMEREAALKRENTSLRYQISKKTKGLYIVGQSSAMVEVQRQIEKVSPTKATVLLLGESGVGKTLIARIIHELSDRKGHPFIKVNCASIPENLLESELFGYEKGAFTGASGTRQGRFEEADCGTIFLDEIGEFPMNLQSKLLRVLQEKEFERLGSNRTRNIDVRILAATNRDLGELVEHNEFRLDLYYRLNIFPVTVPPLRERKEDITGLLNHFLQKMSEDYGRLMFFTPAALDALMIYDWPGNVREMQNLIERLVIMSDSEYITLEFLKAYLSPGQNGSAIPGSSENVSVSRDEPPHCTSLKEVERNEVVAALERSGWIQYKAAETLGLSARQMGYRVKRYGLESMIAEGRARLRRMKKD is encoded by the coding sequence ATGTACTCCTCACTGCACGGATTAAAACTTTCAGCGCTGGTTGCTATCTGTCAGGCAATCGAAAAGGCCCTTAATCTGGAGTCGGCCCTTGATGGTGTGCTCAGTATATTATCAAATAAACTGAGCATGCAGCGGGCCACTGTTACTTTGTATGATCCTGAGACAAAGCAGCTATCAATTAACGCCTCGTACGGACTTACCCTCGAGGAAAAACAGCGTGGTGTCTACCGTCTTGATGAAGGTGTGACTGGACGTATTTTTCAGACCGGTGAGCCTTATTATGTTCCTGACATTACTAAAGAACCTCTTTTTCTGGATAAAACCGGAGCCCGCAAGATTCAGCGTGGTCTGACATCTTTTATCGGTGTACCTATTACTCTGCACTCGGAGCCTATCGGAGTCCTCAATGTTGACCGCATCTTTGAGGACGATATTGCTGCGGAAGAAGATATTGATTTTTTGAAAATTGTAGCAACTCTGATCGGCCAGTTTATCAGTCTTAACGAGAAAGTTATGGAGCGTGAAGCCGCTCTGAAACGAGAAAACACTTCTCTTCGCTATCAGATTTCAAAGAAGACTAAAGGACTCTACATAGTTGGACAGAGTTCAGCCATGGTGGAAGTTCAGAGACAGATTGAAAAAGTTTCTCCCACCAAAGCAACTGTTCTTCTACTTGGTGAATCCGGAGTTGGTAAAACTCTCATCGCCCGTATTATACACGAGCTATCAGACCGTAAAGGGCATCCTTTCATTAAAGTCAACTGTGCCTCCATTCCTGAGAACCTTCTTGAGTCTGAATTATTCGGGTATGAAAAAGGTGCATTTACAGGAGCCAGCGGAACACGGCAGGGACGCTTTGAAGAAGCTGATTGCGGTACTATTTTTCTGGATGAAATCGGCGAATTTCCTATGAATCTCCAGTCCAAGCTTTTGCGTGTTCTGCAGGAAAAAGAGTTTGAACGTCTAGGCTCAAACCGGACACGTAATATTGATGTACGAATTCTGGCTGCTACTAACCGTGATCTTGGAGAGCTTGTCGAGCACAACGAGTTCCGGCTTGACCTTTACTATCGCCTCAATATTTTTCCTGTAACAGTTCCTCCTCTGCGTGAACGTAAAGAAGATATTACAGGACTGCTCAACCACTTTTTGCAGAAAATGTCTGAAGATTATGGTCGGCTGATGTTTTTTACTCCTGCTGCATTGGACGCACTCATGATTTATGACTGGCCAGGCAATGTGCGTGAGATGCAGAATTTAATTGAACGGCTCGTTATTATGTCTGATTCTGAGTATATAACTCTTGAATTTTTAAAGGCATACCTTTCACCTGGACAAAATGGTTCTGCAATACCGGGATCAAGTGAAAATGTGAGTGTTTCCCGCGATGAACCACCTCATTGCACTTCTTTAAAAGAAGTTGAGCGTAACGAAGTAGTGGCTGCGCTCGAAAGAAGCGGATGGATTCAGTATAAGGCTGCTGAAACTCTGGGACTGTCGGCACGTCAGATGGGCTATCGTGTTAAGCGCTACGGGCTTGAATCAATGATCGCTGAAGGTCGAGCCAGACTTAGGCGTATGAAGAAAGACTAA
- a CDS encoding galactokinase — translation MFSIKDHHNYLAAGGFDTDLIAMHSRSRFDESRARISKLLDWMKDSFNPEKVGIASAPGRTELGGNHTDHNNGRVLAAAINLDCLAVFSASACENEQTVTILSENYKNPIVVDLSDTSPRTAEEGTSEAIVRGVADGLREAGLKVSGFNACISSTIPAGSGLSSSAAFEVLVGRIFSALFNESQIDPLTIARVARRAENIHFAKPCGFMDQMASSFEGILSIDFYEPETPEVTRVNSSFGNADDSGFYGTGYRLCVVDTGGSHADLTPEYAAIRQEMHMAAKCFGRNEARDLKLSDVLENMGMLRKEAGDRAALRLLHFIGEDERAVRQAEKLSAGKMNEFLNLVSESGRSSCQLLQNCYSTTDPSEQPIPMALHLTGLLLGSKGVGRVHGGGFAGTIQVYVQDSCFDKYCLTMEKLFGSGSVIELSIRQPGHDFLTISEAKAAEK, via the coding sequence ATGTTTTCTATTAAAGATCATCATAATTATCTTGCTGCAGGTGGCTTTGATACTGATCTTATTGCTATGCATTCACGATCCAGATTCGATGAGTCCCGTGCAAGAATCAGTAAGCTTCTGGACTGGATGAAAGACTCGTTCAACCCTGAAAAGGTGGGAATCGCAAGCGCACCGGGAAGAACAGAACTTGGCGGAAATCATACAGACCATAATAATGGAAGAGTTCTTGCTGCTGCGATTAATCTTGACTGTCTGGCTGTTTTTTCAGCATCAGCCTGCGAGAATGAGCAAACAGTAACTATTCTTTCTGAAAATTATAAGAATCCCATAGTTGTGGACCTTTCCGATACTTCTCCCCGCACTGCTGAAGAAGGAACCAGCGAAGCCATTGTTCGCGGAGTTGCAGACGGTTTACGTGAAGCCGGATTGAAAGTATCCGGCTTCAATGCCTGTATTTCAAGCACTATTCCTGCAGGTTCAGGTCTCAGCTCCTCAGCAGCTTTTGAAGTATTGGTAGGCCGAATATTCAGTGCTTTATTTAATGAATCCCAAATTGACCCTCTGACTATTGCCCGAGTTGCACGAAGAGCTGAAAACATTCACTTTGCTAAACCATGCGGTTTCATGGATCAGATGGCTTCCTCATTTGAAGGAATTTTGAGCATTGATTTCTATGAACCGGAAACCCCTGAGGTCACTCGTGTAAACTCCAGTTTCGGCAACGCTGATGATAGCGGATTCTATGGTACTGGATACCGTCTCTGTGTAGTTGATACAGGAGGCAGTCACGCTGACCTGACGCCTGAATATGCGGCAATTCGTCAGGAAATGCATATGGCGGCAAAGTGTTTCGGACGCAATGAAGCCCGTGATTTAAAGCTGTCTGATGTGCTGGAAAATATGGGAATGCTCCGAAAAGAAGCCGGAGACAGAGCGGCTCTCAGGTTACTCCATTTCATAGGAGAAGATGAACGAGCAGTTAGGCAGGCTGAAAAACTCAGTGCTGGAAAAATGAATGAATTTCTAAACCTTGTCTCTGAATCAGGGCGTTCATCCTGCCAACTGCTACAAAACTGCTACAGCACAACAGATCCATCTGAACAACCTATTCCGATGGCTCTTCATCTGACCGGTCTTCTTCTCGGATCAAAAGGAGTCGGACGGGTTCATGGCGGAGGATTTGCCGGAACCATACAAGTTTATGTTCAAGACTCCTGTTTTGATAAATACTGCCTGACAATGGAAAAACTTTTCGGCTCGGGTTCAGTAATTGAACTTTCTATTCGGCAGCCGGGGCATGATTTCCTGACTATTTCTGAAGCAAAGGCAGCAGAGAAATAA
- a CDS encoding LacI family DNA-binding transcriptional regulator, which produces MTQITLKDLARKLGISASTVSRALHNHPDISIKTKQLVIKTAEKYGYQPNPIAQSLKKKSSNTIGVIVPEIRHNFFATVISGIEEVAYDAGYIIMVCQSNETLSREIINTKALAANRVAGILIAISLETTHCDHLKSVIKQGVPIVQFDRIANDLNTSKVIIDDFRSAYRIVSHLVDSGYKRIGFLAGREGIALNRLRFNGYLQALKNHGLPYYPELHVNIAGCREEDGRLGAESYLEMSSLPDAILAINDPVAVGAFSRFREEGVRIPKDVALAGFSGSPEASLIEPALTTIAQPALEMGRKAASLLLKELEDKDHFTPKTITLETDLLIRGSSKPEDTK; this is translated from the coding sequence ATGACACAGATAACCCTGAAAGACCTTGCCCGCAAATTGGGTATATCAGCTTCAACAGTATCCAGGGCTTTGCACAACCACCCAGATATTAGCATAAAAACAAAACAGTTAGTCATTAAAACCGCTGAAAAATATGGTTATCAGCCTAATCCCATTGCGCAGAGTCTAAAGAAAAAAAGCAGCAACACAATCGGGGTTATCGTACCGGAAATTCGCCATAATTTTTTTGCCACAGTTATCAGCGGTATTGAGGAAGTAGCCTATGATGCTGGCTATATTATCATGGTCTGCCAGTCCAACGAAACCCTGAGCCGTGAAATTATAAATACCAAGGCCCTTGCAGCTAATCGTGTTGCCGGAATCCTGATTGCTATCTCTCTGGAAACAACTCATTGCGATCACTTAAAAAGTGTTATTAAACAAGGTGTTCCAATTGTTCAATTTGACAGGATAGCAAATGACCTGAATACCAGCAAAGTAATTATCGATGACTTCCGCTCTGCTTATCGCATCGTTTCACATCTTGTTGACAGCGGGTACAAACGGATCGGCTTTCTTGCCGGACGTGAAGGAATTGCTTTGAACCGCCTGCGCTTCAATGGATATTTACAAGCCCTGAAAAATCACGGACTGCCATATTACCCGGAACTGCATGTAAACATAGCAGGATGTAGAGAAGAGGATGGACGCTTAGGGGCAGAGTCTTATCTCGAGATGTCCAGCCTTCCTGACGCCATTCTGGCAATAAATGATCCTGTTGCCGTAGGGGCATTCTCCCGTTTTCGTGAAGAAGGAGTCCGCATCCCGAAAGACGTTGCCCTTGCCGGTTTTTCTGGGTCACCCGAAGCATCTCTAATTGAACCGGCCTTGACCACTATCGCGCAACCGGCACTGGAGATGGGCCGTAAAGCAGCTTCACTGCTTCTTAAGGAGCTGGAAGATAAAGATCATTTTACCCCGAAAACAATCACTCTGGAAACAGACTTACTAATACGTGGCTCAAGTAAACCGGAGGATACGAAATGA
- the larE gene encoding ATP-dependent sacrificial sulfur transferase LarE, protein MTSAALNYKYEKFLQNLSTAKSAIIAFSGGVDSTFLLYAAKQALGDRILAVTVSTPYIPKWENKEAVFFAKQMEIDHVAVDMPFPEELRYNPPDHCYTCKKIIFSKLIEIALDKNLSSVLDGTNVDDLNDYRPGLKALAELGICSPLVEADLNKAEIRHLSRKFGLPTWNKPSFACLMSRMPVGQHVKDEALQQVEQAEIFLMDIGFKAVRVRHHGDVARIEVSEDKIIELITASKIYGIESKLKELGYRYVAVDISGYSMGSLNDVQQP, encoded by the coding sequence ATGACTTCCGCAGCACTCAATTACAAATACGAAAAATTCCTGCAAAATCTTTCTACAGCAAAAAGCGCAATTATTGCTTTCTCAGGAGGAGTGGACAGTACATTTCTGCTTTATGCTGCAAAACAGGCTTTAGGTGACAGGATTCTTGCGGTAACTGTTTCAACTCCCTACATTCCAAAATGGGAAAACAAAGAGGCTGTTTTTTTTGCAAAACAGATGGAAATTGACCATGTTGCAGTAGATATGCCTTTTCCGGAAGAACTGCGTTACAATCCTCCTGACCACTGCTATACCTGCAAAAAAATCATATTTAGTAAATTAATTGAAATTGCGCTCGATAAGAACCTGTCCAGCGTGCTTGACGGAACCAACGTTGACGATCTCAATGACTATCGTCCGGGACTTAAAGCTCTTGCTGAACTTGGAATATGCAGCCCTCTTGTGGAGGCAGATCTTAATAAGGCAGAGATAAGACATCTTTCACGAAAATTTGGACTCCCTACTTGGAATAAGCCATCCTTTGCCTGTCTCATGTCCCGGATGCCTGTCGGGCAACATGTTAAAGATGAAGCTCTGCAACAGGTTGAACAGGCTGAAATTTTCCTCATGGATATAGGTTTTAAAGCCGTGCGGGTACGCCACCACGGCGATGTTGCACGCATTGAAGTGTCCGAAGATAAAATAATCGAACTTATTACAGCCAGCAAAATTTACGGTATCGAATCAAAACTTAAAGAGCTCGGCTACCGCTATGTTGCCGTTGATATTTCAGGATACAGCATGGGAAGTTTAAACGATGTGCAACAGCCGTAA
- a CDS encoding PQQ-binding-like beta-propeller repeat protein: MKSVFKFLFCIFAMFLILSNYSFSEAALKKEKWVVTLGGDIPACPAIGSDGTIYIGASYTKSLHAINPDGSTKWSFLTGGFVQSSPAIGSDGTIYVG; the protein is encoded by the coding sequence ATGAAATCTGTTTTTAAATTTTTATTCTGTATTTTCGCTATGTTTTTAATACTTTCAAATTATTCCTTCTCAGAGGCAGCTTTGAAGAAAGAAAAATGGGTAGTTACTTTAGGTGGAGATATACCAGCTTGCCCTGCGATAGGCAGCGACGGCACAATTTATATAGGGGCATCTTATACGAAGTCATTACACGCAATAAACCCAGACGGCAGTACAAAATGGAGTTTTCTAACAGGTGGTTTTGTACAATCTTCCCCTGCGATAGGCAGCGACGGCACAATTTATGTGGG
- a CDS encoding PQQ-like beta-propeller repeat protein, translating to SSPAIGSDGTIYVGSSNSSNNLYAINPADHSIKWYCYTDKEIQSPPAIGSDGTIYVTTAGGELFAVEGNSGGLADTPWPKFHNNAKNTGYRIFDAVQASSIQASGVTVGVTNCCAKEMTNAELNTKYSTNGFNIKSMIRSFNATISVNGGCGTFKFNSTAVPTSRVADLRLIKFYDTNGTSKGYRTYASSGPEYAIDGSWWLTNSSGTHLAASDVTTLGTEYYVYFVVQDNGDYDENRALGAITDPVGLGSTTGDSGCVLNPNAGFGIEWLFMGLVAVVLMFRMRFVSD from the coding sequence ACTCTTCCCCCGCGATAGGCAGCGACGGCACAATTTATGTGGGGTCATCTAATAGTAGTAATAATTTATACGCAATAAACCCTGCTGACCACAGTATAAAATGGTATTGTTATACAGATAAAGAGATACAATCTCCCCCTGCGATAGGCAGTGACGGCACAATTTATGTGACGACAGCTGGTGGTGAGTTATTCGCAGTAGAAGGAAACTCCGGTGGGTTAGCCGATACCCCATGGCCTAAATTTCATAACAACGCTAAAAATACAGGTTATAGAATCTTTGATGCTGTACAAGCCAGTTCGATTCAGGCTTCCGGTGTTACCGTCGGGGTTACAAATTGTTGTGCTAAAGAGATGACAAATGCGGAATTAAACACAAAATATTCAACAAACGGCTTTAACATCAAATCTATGATCAGGTCGTTTAACGCTACTATTAGCGTAAATGGCGGTTGTGGAACATTTAAATTTAATTCAACAGCTGTTCCCACAAGCAGAGTTGCAGACCTTCGCTTAATAAAATTTTACGACACCAACGGAACCTCAAAGGGCTATAGGACCTATGCTTCATCCGGTCCGGAATACGCTATTGACGGCAGCTGGTGGCTGACCAATTCCAGCGGAACCCATCTGGCTGCAAGTGATGTTACAACTCTCGGAACTGAATATTATGTATATTTTGTTGTTCAAGATAACGGCGACTATGATGAAAACAGAGCGCTGGGTGCAATTACTGACCCCGTTGGTTTAGGATCAACAACTGGAGATTCCGGCTGTGTTCTTAACCCCAATGCCGGGTTCGGCATTGAATGGTTATTTATGGGACTAGTTGCAGTAGTGTTGATGTTTAGAATGCGATTTGTAAGTGATTAG
- a CDS encoding radical SAM protein has translation MKDTTKHPCFNKETAGSCGRVHLPVAPKCNIQCNYCNRKYDCVNESRPGVTSGVLKPFQAAEYMDKVLAKEPRITVAGIAGPGDPFANAEETLETMRLLNEKHPQLLFCLSSNGMGILPHLDEIAELGVSHVTITISAVDPAIGAKIYSWVKDGKIVYRGEQGAKVLLKRQLAAIKGLKERGIVVKVNSIVIPGVNEDHIPEVAKVVSELGADIQNMIPIKPTADTPFADVKEPGHEIIGPLRKEAGKIIEQMTHCKRCRADAVGLLGDDKSASLCGTLKACSELKPIDIKAPRPYVAVSTREGMLINQHLGEAKEFHIWGEDESGNFKLIEKRKAPRSGCGPQRWADLAATLKDCRAVLAAAIGETPQMLLEENGITPHIVSGFIEDALNVIYKGGNIEALKGRRGSIADACCTGTGTKCG, from the coding sequence ATGAAAGACACCACTAAACATCCTTGCTTCAATAAAGAAACCGCAGGCTCATGCGGACGTGTTCACCTTCCGGTAGCACCTAAATGCAACATCCAGTGTAACTACTGTAATCGGAAGTATGACTGTGTAAATGAATCCCGCCCCGGCGTAACCAGTGGTGTCTTAAAACCTTTTCAGGCAGCTGAATACATGGATAAAGTACTGGCAAAAGAACCACGCATCACTGTTGCCGGCATAGCAGGTCCGGGTGATCCTTTTGCAAATGCAGAAGAAACGCTGGAAACCATGCGTCTGCTTAACGAAAAACATCCACAATTACTTTTTTGTCTTTCATCAAACGGTATGGGCATTCTGCCACATTTAGATGAAATTGCTGAGCTTGGTGTATCTCATGTAACCATAACCATCAGTGCGGTTGATCCTGCCATCGGTGCAAAGATTTATTCATGGGTTAAAGACGGTAAAATTGTATACCGTGGCGAACAGGGTGCAAAAGTTTTGCTTAAACGTCAGCTTGCTGCAATCAAAGGGCTTAAGGAAAGAGGCATTGTAGTTAAGGTTAACTCTATAGTCATTCCCGGAGTAAACGAAGACCACATTCCTGAAGTAGCAAAAGTTGTCTCTGAACTTGGCGCGGATATACAGAACATGATCCCTATCAAGCCTACTGCAGATACTCCTTTTGCTGATGTTAAAGAACCCGGTCACGAAATTATAGGACCTCTACGCAAAGAAGCCGGAAAAATAATAGAACAGATGACTCATTGCAAACGCTGCCGTGCAGATGCAGTCGGGCTGCTTGGGGATGATAAATCAGCATCACTTTGCGGCACACTAAAAGCGTGTTCCGAATTAAAACCTATAGATATTAAAGCTCCACGCCCATACGTTGCAGTCTCTACACGTGAAGGCATGCTCATCAACCAGCATCTAGGTGAAGCTAAAGAATTCCATATCTGGGGGGAAGATGAATCCGGGAACTTCAAACTTATTGAAAAACGCAAAGCCCCAAGATCTGGGTGCGGACCTCAGCGCTGGGCCGACCTCGCCGCAACGCTCAAAGACTGTCGTGCCGTTCTCGCTGCAGCCATAGGGGAAACACCACAGATGTTGCTTGAAGAAAATGGCATAACTCCGCACATTGTCAGCGGCTTCATTGAAGATGCACTGAACGTAATTTATAAAGGTGGAAATATTGAAGCCCTCAAAGGTAGACGTGGCAGCATAGCCGACGCCTGCTGTACCGGAACCGGTACTAAATGCGGTTAA